From Planococcus halocryophilus, the proteins below share one genomic window:
- a CDS encoding NERD domain-containing protein — protein MIIKTRTKPSGIFQLESLLQRMPTVHPQYPHWTEKLRRITAGYHGELRVDSFWHEIDLSLPHYFIHDLFIQKEKSSHQIDSVLVTSRFVLALEIKSISGLLNFDPTLRQFSRTNKDGSIDGMNNPDDQLRRHEKWLEHFLLKQRIKLPVVGAIIFTYPSSVIQSRAGSRIMIQSSGLPHLMEQLLILHPHDVLSQRKTESLAKNLLALHSIKPFASLGLTDSFPPGVLCPNCPYCLLHYRGGKWRCNACQHLDPLAHLDALRQYRTLVKTTINSREFRDFTGITSPSISSKLLASTKMPYHGSFKDRQYVIPEAF, from the coding sequence TTGATCATTAAAACGCGCACGAAACCTTCTGGAATTTTCCAACTGGAAAGTTTGCTTCAACGAATGCCCACCGTCCATCCCCAATATCCTCACTGGACTGAAAAGCTCCGTCGCATCACCGCCGGATATCACGGCGAATTGCGCGTAGACTCCTTTTGGCACGAAATCGACCTCTCGTTACCGCATTATTTCATCCACGACTTATTCATCCAAAAAGAGAAGTCTTCCCATCAAATTGATAGTGTTCTTGTGACTAGTCGATTTGTATTGGCTTTGGAAATCAAAAGCATTTCCGGCTTACTCAATTTCGATCCTACTTTGAGGCAATTTTCCAGAACCAATAAAGACGGCAGCATTGATGGCATGAACAATCCAGACGATCAATTGCGCCGCCACGAAAAATGGCTGGAACATTTTTTACTCAAGCAACGCATTAAGCTGCCTGTTGTCGGCGCCATCATTTTTACGTACCCATCGTCTGTGATTCAATCTCGCGCAGGCAGTCGCATCATGATTCAGTCATCTGGACTACCACACCTCATGGAACAATTATTGATTCTTCACCCGCACGATGTATTATCTCAAAGAAAAACAGAGTCACTGGCGAAAAACTTACTTGCGCTTCATTCAATAAAACCATTTGCGTCACTTGGACTTACGGATTCATTTCCACCTGGCGTCTTATGCCCCAACTGCCCATATTGCTTGCTCCATTATCGTGGTGGGAAATGGCGTTGCAATGCTTGCCAGCACTTAGATCCTCTCGCGCATCTTGATGCGTTGAGGCAATATCGCACTTTGGTCAAAACGACTATTAACAGTCGAGAATTCCGCGACTTTACAGGAATCACGTCTCCTTCGATCTCTTCAAAGCTATTAGCGAGTACGAAAATGCCTTATCACGGCAGTTTTAAAGACCGACAGTATGTGATTCCGGAAGCGTTTTAG